The Malus domestica chromosome 10, GDT2T_hap1 genome contains a region encoding:
- the LOC103446225 gene encoding bidirectional sugar transporter SWEET2a-like isoform X2 has translation MVQYCSRHCWPTFKRIITNKSTEQFSGLPYIYGLLNCLICTWYGLPIVKSGIIMVATVNSIGAVFQLVYLIIFITYAEKSIKLRISGLLAAVSVLFAAVVLVSLRLVAHERELFVGYLCAFSVVSVYASPLFIINLVIKTRSVEFMPFNLSLATFLVSFSFCAYGALQGDPFVYIPNGLGTILGFVQLVLYSYYSKMSGDDDSREPLLA, from the exons ATGGTTCAGTACTGCAGCCGGCATTGCTG GCCAACATTTAAAAGAATTATCACAAACAAGTCAACAGAACAATTCTCAGGATTGCCTTACATATATGGTCTTTTAAATTGCTTGATATGCACATGGTATGGCCTGCCTATAGTGAAGAGTGGTATTATAATGGTGGCTACAGTCAATTCAATCGGAGCTGTTTTCCAGTTAGTCTACTTGATCATTTTCATTACTTACGCCGAAAAATCAATTAAG CTGAGGATATCGGGATTGCTCGCAGCAGTTTCTGTTCTTTTTGCGGCTGTTGTACTTGTGAGCTTAAGACTTGTAGCCCATGAGAGGGAACTGTTCGTTGGATATCTATGTGCTTTTTCAGTAGTTTCAGTGTATGCTTCGCCGTTGTTTATCATC AATTTGGTGATCAAAACAAGAAGTGTTGAGTTCATGCCATTTAATCTTTCTCTTGCAACTTTCTTGGTGAGTTTCTCTTTCTGTGCATACGGAGCGTTGCAGGGCGACCCTTTTGTCTAT ATCCCAAACGGTCTCGGTACAATTTTAGGGTTTGTCCAGTTGGTTCTGTACTCCTACTATAGCAAAATGTCTGGAGATGATGACTCAAGAGAACCACTGCTTGCTTGA
- the LOC103422350 gene encoding exonuclease 1, which yields MGIQGLLPLLKSIMAPIHIKDLEGTCVAVDTYSWLHKGALSCSKDLCKGIPTSRHIDYCMHRVNLLRHYGVKPILVFDGGLLPMKIEQENKRGRARKENLARAIEHESNGNSAAAYDCYQKAVDISPSIARELIQVLKQENVCYVVAPYEADAQMTFLAVSKQVEAVITEDSDLIPFGCPRIIFKMDKFGQGVEFQYSMLHRNKDLSFSGFTKQMLLEMCILSGCDYLQSLPGMGLKRAHALIKKFTSYDKVIKHLKYSTASVPPLYEESFKKAILTFQHQRVYDPVSQDIVYLSEMSDHVVDDFDFLGPSISQHIAKGIAEGDIDPFTKMPFQEMNVSADRTYQPKNVNLGRINKRLDLPVQNNLLTKYFCFASLEAKRKFTAPRNSPDSPSPVDDSSLSPNEIASADDVSYKTNCSESSLVNSDNMGNEPPSDSVEDEFDTDVPDSIESQNHDMVRVRRSPENTLLQLPRHSIHKPCVTLHRERECKNAPDTVEGGKTRTEHRKVIVRSSYFKDKSISEHNQEKRLLKDDLAIDMHKDAVPESTHFENSYFNGKVAKRRTSPHDNVQVENVKPKPLCISASLPDDGPCASSLNKAVTDTNEEGKFASNISHLGRYSDIAEKSVENFVSVISSFRFSSSGSRASGLRAPLKDVQNTSTNRPTVVDFSKFEYIPSIQKTSAASRKRCFRPV from the exons atgggGATTCAAGGGCTACTGCCGCTACTTAAATCGATAATGGCGCCAATCCACATTAAGGACTTGGAGGGCACCTGCGTGGCGGTGGATACCTACTCTTGGCTTCACAAAGGCGCCTTGTCCTGCAGCAAAGACCTCTGCAAAGGCATACCCACCTCCAG GCACATTGACTATTGTATGCATCGAGTAAACCTGCTGCGGCATTATGGTGTTAAACCCATTCTTGTATTTGATGGCGGACTTCTACCAATGAAGATTGAACAGGAGAACAAACGTGGAAG GGCGAGAAAGGAAAATCTTGCACGTGCCATTGAGCATGAGTCCAACGGAAATTCTGCTGCTGCTTATGATTGCTACCAAAAAGCTGTTGACATTTCACCTTCAATTGCACGTGAGCTAATCCAG GTGTTAAAGCAAGAGAATGTATGTTATGTGGTGGCTCCTTACGAGGCAGATGCTCAAATGACGTTCTTGGCTGTCAGCAAGCAGGTAGAAGCCGTAATCACCGAGGACTCAGATCTGATACCATTCGGATGCCCCAGG ATTATCTTTAAAATGGATAAATTTGGGCAAGGAGTTGAGTTTCAGTATTCCATGCTACATCGGAACAAGGACTTGAGTTTTTCTGGATTCACAAAACAGATGCTTCTGGAGATGTGTATTCTGAGTGGTTGTGACTATTTACAGTCGTTGCCTGGAATGGGACTGAAAAGGGCACACGCCCTCATAAAAAAGTTCACAAGTTATGATAAG GTAATTAAGCACCTAAAGTACAGTACTGCTTCAGTTCCTCCCCTATATGAAGAATCATTCAAGAAGGCAATATTGACCTTCCAGCATCAACGGGTTTATGATCCCGTTTCTCAAGATATTGTATACTTGTCTGAAATGTCTGATCATGTTGTGGATGATTTTGACTTCTTAGGACC ATCGATATCACAGCATATAGCTAAAGGTATAGCAGAAGGTGATATTGATCCATTTACTAAAATGCCATTCCAG GAAATGAACGTTAGTGCCGACAGAACTTACCAACCTAAAAATGTCAATCTTGGAAGGATAAATAAAAGGCTGGATTTGCCTGTGCAGAATAACCTCCTGACTAAATATTTTT GCTTTGCCTCTCTTGAAGCAAAGAGAAAATTCACGGCTCCACGGAACTCACCTGATTCTCCAAGTCCGGTTGATGACTCTTCTCTCAGTCCCAATGAAATTGCCTCTGCGGATGATGTTTCGTATAAAACAAACTGCTCAGAGTCATCCCTTGTTAACTCTGACAACATGGGAAATGAACCTCCCAGTGATTCA GTAGAAGATGAATTCGACACTGATGTCCCTGATTCAATAGAATCTCAAAATCATG ACATGGTGCGCGTGAGACGAAGTCCAGAAAATACATTGTTGCAATTGCCCAGACATTCTATCCATAAGCCTTGTGTAACGCTGCATAGGGAGCGTGAATGTAAGAATGCCCCAGACACAGTTGAGGGTGGTAAGACAAGAACGGAGCACAGAAAGGTCATTGTTAGGAGTTCTTATTTCAAGGATAAGTCAATCAGTGAACACAATCAGGAAAAGCGATTGCTGAAGGATGATCTTGCTATTGATATGCACAAGGATGCAGTTCCTGAGAGTACTCATTTTGAGAACAGCTATTTTAATGGAAAAGTCGCTAAAAGGAGAACCTCCCCACATGACAATGTTCAAGTG GAGAATGTGAAACCCAAACCACTGTGTATCAGTGCGTCCCTTCCTGATGATG GTCCCTGTGCATCTAGCCTGAACAAGGCAGTTACAGACACAAATGAAGAAGGAAAATTCGCATCCAATATTTCCCATTTAGGCCGTTATTCAGATATAGCAGAGAAATCAGTGGAAAATTTTGTATCAGTAATATCATCATTTAGATTTTCCTCGTCTGGTTCTCGTGCAAGTGGTCTTCGTGCTCCTTTGAAAGATGTCCAAAACACCAGTACCAATAG ACCAACTGTTGTTGACTTCAgcaaatttgaatatataccAAGTATTCAGAAAACTTCCGCAGCATCACGCAAACGCTGTTTTAGACCTGTTTAA
- the LOC103446225 gene encoding bidirectional sugar transporter SWEET2a-like isoform X1 — MLPIGLSSVYLWFSTAAGIAGNICAISLYVSPMPTFKRIITNKSTEQFSGLPYIYGLLNCLICTWYGLPIVKSGIIMVATVNSIGAVFQLVYLIIFITYAEKSIKLRISGLLAAVSVLFAAVVLVSLRLVAHERELFVGYLCAFSVVSVYASPLFIINLVIKTRSVEFMPFNLSLATFLVSFSFCAYGALQGDPFVYIPNGLGTILGFVQLVLYSYYSKMSGDDDSREPLLA; from the exons ATGTTGCCAATTGGATTGTCTTCTGTTTATCTATGGTTCAGTACTGCAGCCGGCATTGCTG GCAATATCTGTGCAATTTCGTTGTATGTGTCACCAAt GCCAACATTTAAAAGAATTATCACAAACAAGTCAACAGAACAATTCTCAGGATTGCCTTACATATATGGTCTTTTAAATTGCTTGATATGCACATGGTATGGCCTGCCTATAGTGAAGAGTGGTATTATAATGGTGGCTACAGTCAATTCAATCGGAGCTGTTTTCCAGTTAGTCTACTTGATCATTTTCATTACTTACGCCGAAAAATCAATTAAG CTGAGGATATCGGGATTGCTCGCAGCAGTTTCTGTTCTTTTTGCGGCTGTTGTACTTGTGAGCTTAAGACTTGTAGCCCATGAGAGGGAACTGTTCGTTGGATATCTATGTGCTTTTTCAGTAGTTTCAGTGTATGCTTCGCCGTTGTTTATCATC AATTTGGTGATCAAAACAAGAAGTGTTGAGTTCATGCCATTTAATCTTTCTCTTGCAACTTTCTTGGTGAGTTTCTCTTTCTGTGCATACGGAGCGTTGCAGGGCGACCCTTTTGTCTAT ATCCCAAACGGTCTCGGTACAATTTTAGGGTTTGTCCAGTTGGTTCTGTACTCCTACTATAGCAAAATGTCTGGAGATGATGACTCAAGAGAACCACTGCTTGCTTGA